In the genome of Paenibacillus sp. FSL R5-0766, one region contains:
- a CDS encoding LLM class flavin-dependent oxidoreductase, giving the protein MEIGISTFVETNPDVKTGELISHAQRIRDVVEEIVLADQVGLDVYGVGEHHRADYAASSPAVILAAAASQTKNIRLTSAVTVLSSHDPVRVYQDFATLDGISNGRAEIMAGRGSFIESFPLFGYDLNDYDELFDEKLDLLLKLRDSEKVTWEGKHRPSFNNLGIYPRPVQEKLPVWIGSGGNQESVVRAGLLGLPLVLAIIGGRPVQFAPLVELYKKAAAHAGHDASKLTVASHSHGFIADTTDEAVEKFFPPAQAVMNILGRERGWGHYSRATFDAARSLEGALYVGDVDTVAQKIIYLRKEVGITRFMLHTPLGTMPHNEVMRAIELLGKEVAPIVRKEIARWEAENEEAR; this is encoded by the coding sequence ATGGAAATCGGAATTAGTACATTTGTGGAGACGAACCCGGATGTAAAAACAGGAGAACTTATCAGTCATGCGCAGCGCATTCGCGATGTTGTTGAAGAGATTGTTTTGGCAGATCAGGTGGGTCTGGATGTATATGGCGTGGGAGAACATCATCGTGCTGACTATGCGGCTTCATCACCAGCTGTCATTCTGGCAGCCGCAGCTTCACAGACGAAGAATATTCGCCTGACGAGTGCCGTAACGGTGCTGTCATCGCATGATCCGGTACGGGTATATCAGGATTTTGCTACACTGGACGGCATTTCGAACGGGCGTGCAGAGATTATGGCAGGGCGGGGATCATTTATCGAATCGTTCCCACTGTTCGGCTATGATCTGAACGACTACGATGAGTTATTCGACGAGAAACTGGATTTGCTTCTCAAACTGCGTGATTCGGAAAAAGTAACTTGGGAAGGCAAACACCGCCCTTCCTTTAACAATCTGGGCATTTACCCGCGCCCTGTACAGGAAAAGCTTCCGGTATGGATTGGCAGTGGTGGTAATCAGGAATCCGTAGTTCGTGCAGGATTGCTCGGTTTGCCATTGGTGCTTGCCATTATCGGTGGTCGTCCGGTACAATTCGCACCACTGGTGGAACTGTACAAGAAAGCAGCTGCACATGCGGGACATGATGCTTCCAAGCTGACGGTTGCTTCTCACTCTCACGGCTTCATTGCCGATACAACAGACGAAGCCGTGGAGAAATTCTTCCCGCCAGCACAAGCGGTCATGAACATACTGGGCCGTGAACGTGGATGGGGACACTACAGCCGTGCGACATTTGATGCGGCGCGCAGCCTGGAAGGTGCATTGTATGTAGGTGATGTGGATACCGTAGCTCAGAAAATTATTTACCTACGCAAAGAAGTTGGGATTACACGCTTCATGTTACACACTCCCCTCGGCACCATGCCGCACAACGAGGTCATGAGAGCGATCGAACTGCTTGGTAAAGAAGTCGCTCCTATCGTGCGTAAAGAAATTGCACGTTGGGAAGCTGAGAACGAAGAGGCACGTTAA
- a CDS encoding retropepsin-like aspartic protease encodes MKISEVYGLPFISIKLEFRGEVLQLEKVLLDTGSASTLLNADAVREVGMVPEEDDLVDIIRGVGGIEYVYTKSLDSITVDGTTINNFQIEIGNMDYGLEIDGILGFNFMKQTGVVINANLMELSIDKP; translated from the coding sequence ATGAAAATTTCAGAGGTTTATGGTCTACCCTTCATAAGCATAAAACTTGAATTTAGAGGAGAAGTACTACAATTAGAAAAAGTCCTTTTGGATACCGGATCAGCTAGTACATTGTTGAATGCGGATGCAGTTCGGGAAGTAGGAATGGTTCCTGAAGAGGATGATCTCGTTGATATTATAAGAGGTGTAGGCGGTATAGAGTATGTTTATACCAAGTCACTCGATTCTATCACTGTAGATGGAACAACGATTAATAATTTTCAGATTGAAATAGGAAATATGGATTATGGTTTAGAGATTGACGGAATTCTGGGATTCAATTTTATGAAACAGACTGGTGTTGTAATTAATGCCAACCTGATGGAACTAAGTATAGATAAGCCATAA
- a CDS encoding class I SAM-dependent methyltransferase: MKRDHIIEYYSGFDEWGRLEREPIEFIINMHYIREHLPTAGCILDNGAGPGKYAMELAKLGYQVTLSDLTPSSVDTARQKAEEFGLSQQFDGFHVLDATSLSGMADETYDASLMLGPLYHLQTDEERTAAVRELYRVTKRGGVVFVAMQSRMRMSINSLQSPQHWKPNDNMAAIRSFVEKGIFDHQDQGRFTGAYYFNIQGVTPFMEQHGFETVDLIGSSSLRAMLTDGQQQYWKERGEYDELMQYMIEAAKDPSILGISSHLLYIGRKK, from the coding sequence ATGAAGAGAGATCATATTATTGAATATTATTCTGGGTTTGATGAGTGGGGCAGACTGGAGCGGGAACCAATTGAATTCATCATTAACATGCATTACATCAGGGAACATCTCCCCACTGCTGGTTGTATTCTGGATAATGGCGCAGGACCAGGAAAGTATGCCATGGAGCTTGCGAAGCTGGGGTACCAGGTCACTTTATCGGATCTGACACCTTCCTCCGTGGATACTGCGAGGCAAAAGGCTGAGGAGTTTGGTTTATCACAGCAATTCGATGGGTTCCATGTTCTCGATGCGACTTCACTCTCCGGTATGGCTGATGAGACGTACGATGCGTCCCTCATGCTGGGGCCGTTATATCATCTGCAGACAGACGAAGAGCGCACGGCTGCTGTACGGGAGTTGTACCGTGTGACCAAGCGAGGGGGCGTGGTGTTTGTAGCCATGCAGAGCCGAATGCGCATGAGTATCAATTCGCTGCAATCCCCGCAGCATTGGAAACCGAATGATAATATGGCAGCCATCCGTTCTTTTGTGGAAAAGGGTATATTCGATCATCAGGATCAAGGACGATTTACGGGAGCATACTATTTTAATATTCAGGGCGTTACACCCTTCATGGAGCAACATGGATTTGAAACCGTGGATTTGATTGGTTCATCCAGCCTTAGAGCGATGCTCACGGACGGGCAGCAGCAATACTGGAAAGAGCGTGGCGAGTATGATGAACTCATGCAATATATGATTGAAGCCGCCAAAGACCCTTCCATATTGGGAATCTCGTCGCATCTGCTGTACATTGGGAGGAAGAAATAA
- a CDS encoding zinc ribbon domain-containing protein YjdM translates to MSNLPNCPKCNSEYTYEDGNLLVCPECAHEWSLEADNENAEDTKVIRDANGNVLSDGDTVTVIKDLKVKGSSLVVKQGTKVKNIRLIDGDHDIDCKIDSLGAMKLKSEFVKKI, encoded by the coding sequence ATGTCTAATTTGCCCAACTGCCCGAAATGTAATTCTGAGTACACGTACGAGGATGGTAACCTGTTGGTTTGCCCGGAATGTGCGCATGAATGGTCTTTGGAAGCAGACAATGAGAATGCAGAGGATACAAAAGTAATCCGTGATGCCAACGGAAATGTGCTAAGTGATGGCGATACTGTTACCGTCATTAAAGATCTGAAGGTAAAAGGTAGCTCACTCGTGGTCAAACAAGGCACGAAAGTGAAGAATATCCGCCTAATTGATGGGGATCATGATATTGATTGCAAGATCGACAGCTTGGGTGCGATGAAGTTGAAGTCTGAGTTTGTGAAAAAGATATAA
- a CDS encoding VanZ family protein, with the protein MSSYVFPVQTAFFIFVVAAMFLLVPWLIYGYRKDGFFSWSRFGISFSFIFYILAAYCLVILPFPTTRDTCAQQAADTIYYNLVPFTFVKDIMKETPIVWTQPSSYLSMIQGRAFLQVLFNVLLLMPLGVYIRYFFQKRSFWKYALLGGFGLSLFFEITQITGFYGYYNCPYRLFDVDDLLLNTSGAVIGFFTAPILLALFPSRESIQAKSEQIVEQNRVYTMPQLLALIIDGIIVVFLSILISIFTASDVISDALNTSIAMVIVLFFIPWVRNGVTPGSMILRFRYVDRQTGTPTSESLFKRFAAIYVPWLLVTIIRLVNNYAFSGHQDVMLQSYQMWISLGTFGIYMLVYAVLFVHVLIVLFSRGKRSFYFDEVSRTRASRK; encoded by the coding sequence ATGTCCTCATATGTTTTCCCTGTGCAAACGGCTTTTTTTATCTTTGTCGTTGCAGCCATGTTCTTGCTGGTGCCATGGTTGATCTATGGTTATCGTAAAGACGGTTTCTTCAGCTGGTCACGGTTTGGCATCAGCTTTTCGTTTATCTTTTATATTCTGGCCGCCTATTGCCTCGTCATTCTTCCGTTTCCGACTACGCGAGATACCTGTGCGCAGCAAGCCGCTGACACGATCTACTACAATCTGGTTCCATTCACTTTTGTCAAAGACATCATGAAAGAAACACCCATTGTATGGACCCAGCCTTCCAGCTATCTCAGCATGATTCAGGGCAGAGCCTTTCTGCAAGTTCTATTTAACGTCCTGCTTCTCATGCCGCTGGGTGTATATATCCGTTATTTTTTTCAAAAGAGATCATTCTGGAAGTACGCCCTGCTTGGTGGATTCGGGCTTTCCTTATTCTTCGAGATCACTCAAATCACCGGATTCTACGGGTATTATAATTGTCCTTATCGCCTCTTCGATGTAGATGATCTGTTATTGAATACTTCGGGAGCGGTCATTGGATTCTTCACAGCGCCCATCCTGCTTGCTTTATTCCCATCACGTGAAAGCATTCAGGCGAAGAGTGAACAGATCGTGGAGCAAAACCGAGTGTATACTATGCCTCAATTGCTCGCGTTAATTATTGATGGAATCATTGTTGTCTTCCTTTCGATTCTAATATCAATCTTCACAGCATCTGATGTGATCAGTGATGCACTAAATACATCCATTGCTATGGTCATTGTGTTGTTCTTCATCCCTTGGGTACGAAATGGGGTAACTCCTGGTTCAATGATCTTGCGATTCCGCTATGTGGATCGTCAGACCGGCACACCCACCAGTGAATCGTTATTCAAAAGATTTGCCGCAATCTATGTTCCATGGCTGCTCGTTACGATCATTCGCTTGGTCAACAATTATGCTTTTTCAGGTCATCAGGATGTTATGCTTCAGTCTTATCAAATGTGGATCTCCTTGGGAACATTCGGCATCTATATGTTAGTCTACGCCGTACTCTTTGTTCATGTCTTGATCGTGCTCTTCTCCCGTGGAAAACGTTCCTTCTACTTCGATGAGGTGTCCCGCACACGTGCCTCTCGTAAATAA
- a CDS encoding carboxylesterase/lipase family protein — MRELQVQTTYGTVQGELLHDASVWKGIPYAKPPVGELRFKAPVQPESWDGIRQATQFGPENIQPRHHQPEGLTEIPNESEDSLYLNIWAPKEKGATPLPVMLWIHGGSFVTGSGSQSMYDGTQLAVRGDVIVVTINYRLGPLGFLHMAPLGDAYVSNAGLLDQVAALQWVKDNISAFGGNPDQVTVFGESAGSMSIAALMAMPAAKGLFQRVIMESGASQFMPAEQASALREGMLKILGVDRDNLQKLNTIPVEQIIAAGETVKQQSGAGMALLFQPVLDGHTLPQMPLQAVSEGSAQDIPVLIGTTLHEGALFIQPHVPYSKEIDMVQGVDFMTPDLENRVAIADSYPKTADGQAQVMTDMYFWRSALQYAAAQQKYAPVWMYRFDWVMPEHPLLKRAIHSIEMFFVFNTLHVLKFMNAEPDEAAAALALKVQDAWISFAKNGQPEVAGVNWPVYEQDRATLIFNHEIEVVHDPDAAKRELLGL, encoded by the coding sequence ATGAGAGAACTTCAGGTTCAAACGACATATGGTACCGTTCAAGGCGAACTTTTGCATGATGCAAGTGTATGGAAAGGCATTCCCTATGCGAAACCTCCGGTAGGTGAGCTGCGTTTTAAAGCTCCGGTACAGCCCGAGTCATGGGATGGAATCAGACAGGCCACTCAATTTGGACCTGAGAATATACAACCACGACATCATCAACCAGAAGGCCTGACAGAAATTCCGAATGAGTCAGAAGATAGTTTATATCTGAACATCTGGGCACCTAAGGAAAAAGGAGCAACACCACTGCCGGTCATGCTATGGATTCACGGAGGCTCCTTTGTAACAGGTTCGGGTAGCCAGTCGATGTATGATGGTACACAGTTAGCGGTGCGGGGGGATGTCATCGTTGTGACGATTAACTACCGATTAGGACCTTTGGGTTTCCTGCATATGGCTCCATTAGGTGATGCATATGTATCCAATGCAGGTCTGCTGGATCAGGTTGCGGCATTACAATGGGTGAAGGATAATATCTCTGCTTTTGGTGGTAACCCGGATCAAGTTACGGTGTTCGGCGAATCAGCAGGCAGCATGAGCATTGCAGCACTGATGGCGATGCCAGCGGCCAAAGGACTGTTCCAACGTGTCATTATGGAGAGCGGTGCTTCTCAGTTCATGCCGGCAGAGCAAGCTTCAGCGTTGCGGGAAGGGATGCTGAAGATTCTTGGGGTGGACCGGGACAACCTGCAGAAGTTAAATACAATTCCTGTAGAGCAGATTATTGCAGCCGGTGAAACGGTCAAACAGCAGAGCGGGGCAGGTATGGCATTATTGTTCCAACCTGTATTGGATGGGCATACACTACCACAGATGCCACTTCAGGCAGTGAGCGAAGGCTCAGCGCAGGATATTCCGGTGCTGATTGGTACGACATTACACGAGGGTGCACTGTTCATTCAGCCACATGTACCTTATTCAAAAGAGATCGATATGGTTCAGGGCGTAGACTTTATGACGCCAGATCTGGAGAACCGGGTAGCCATCGCGGATAGTTATCCAAAAACGGCAGATGGACAAGCCCAAGTCATGACGGATATGTACTTCTGGCGGTCAGCGCTGCAATATGCTGCGGCACAACAGAAATATGCCCCGGTGTGGATGTATCGATTTGATTGGGTGATGCCGGAACATCCCCTGTTAAAAAGAGCGATTCACAGCATCGAAATGTTCTTTGTGTTTAATACACTGCATGTCCTCAAATTCATGAATGCGGAGCCGGATGAAGCTGCGGCGGCACTTGCCCTCAAGGTACAGGATGCCTGGATTTCCTTTGCCAAGAATGGCCAACCTGAAGTTGCAGGTGTGAACTGGCCTGTATATGAGCAGGATCGTGCGACACTAATCTTCAACCATGAGATTGAGGTCGTACATGATCCGGATGCAGCCAAGCGAGAGCTTTTAGGGTTATAA
- a CDS encoding metallophosphoesterase, with product MENKHTSEQPFASFQVITDTHVRDEADHIHNRHLEQALADIATFSQGSSGIMHVGDVTDRGLPSEYRELQRIWKQHAESLPDIRYTVGNHDIGAVVWQDPPIVLLEMKEDEVAELLEQEADMELVTKQTAAESAALIEKLSGGTYTLSAAPSEQEGQDGGRISSGVDPITVAGIWQRRLSDFEGTTGMKGAYHDHWIDGYHYIFLGTEQPHPKDCDMSAEQLEWLDAKLSEHATPDHPIFLFLHQPLMDTVAGSLKEQGWYGVNQDKELKAVLTKYPQAILFSGHTHWQLEAQHTMYDGAGHMPTMFNASSVGYLWTDQDEHLEGSEGLHVEIYKDRVVVKGRNFVTSKWIEGAEFTVRYPVKG from the coding sequence ATGGAAAATAAACATACCTCTGAGCAACCTTTTGCCAGCTTTCAGGTCATTACAGACACACATGTGCGGGATGAGGCAGACCATATTCATAACCGGCATCTGGAGCAAGCGTTAGCCGACATAGCTACATTCAGTCAGGGGAGCAGCGGGATTATGCATGTGGGCGATGTGACGGATCGGGGGCTGCCGAGCGAATATCGTGAGTTGCAACGCATATGGAAGCAGCATGCGGAGAGTTTGCCGGACATCCGGTACACGGTAGGTAACCATGATATTGGAGCCGTGGTATGGCAAGATCCGCCGATCGTTTTGCTTGAGATGAAAGAGGATGAAGTAGCAGAGTTGTTGGAGCAGGAAGCAGATATGGAGCTGGTCACTAAACAAACCGCTGCTGAATCAGCTGCACTAATTGAGAAACTATCCGGCGGAACCTATACGTTGTCTGCTGCACCTTCGGAGCAGGAGGGTCAGGATGGGGGACGGATCTCTTCAGGAGTGGACCCCATTACAGTCGCAGGGATATGGCAGCGTCGATTAAGTGATTTTGAAGGGACAACAGGTATGAAGGGCGCATACCACGATCACTGGATTGATGGGTATCATTATATATTCCTGGGCACCGAGCAACCTCATCCGAAGGATTGTGATATGTCGGCTGAACAATTGGAGTGGCTGGATGCGAAATTGTCTGAGCATGCGACGCCAGATCATCCCATCTTCCTGTTCTTGCACCAGCCACTTATGGATACGGTAGCAGGATCGCTGAAAGAACAAGGCTGGTATGGTGTGAATCAGGATAAGGAACTCAAGGCCGTTCTGACCAAATACCCGCAAGCGATCCTCTTCTCGGGTCACACCCATTGGCAACTGGAGGCACAGCATACGATGTACGATGGTGCAGGCCACATGCCAACCATGTTCAATGCGTCGTCTGTAGGTTATTTATGGACGGATCAGGATGAACATCTGGAGGGCAGCGAAGGGCTTCATGTGGAGATTTATAAGGATCGAGTGGTTGTAAAGGGGCGGAACTTTGTTACGAGCAAATGGATTGAGGGTGCCGAGTTTACGGTGCGTTATCCTGTAAAAGGGTAG
- a CDS encoding multidrug efflux SMR transporter, translated as MTNSHAYLGWVLLALAIGLELSATILLKVSDGFSRLWPSVLMFVCYGASFTFLNFAVKYMPLAVAYAIWSGVGITLIGVVGHYYFGERLRLTSMVWIGFILIGIIGLKWSDS; from the coding sequence ATGACGAACAGTCACGCCTACTTGGGCTGGGTACTACTGGCACTGGCCATTGGGCTGGAGCTGAGCGCTACCATTTTGCTGAAAGTATCGGATGGATTCTCGCGGTTATGGCCTTCGGTGTTGATGTTTGTCTGTTATGGCGCAAGCTTTACCTTTCTCAACTTTGCAGTGAAGTATATGCCGCTGGCTGTAGCTTATGCGATCTGGTCTGGCGTGGGCATTACCCTCATTGGCGTCGTAGGGCATTACTATTTCGGTGAACGTCTGCGGCTCACGTCGATGGTATGGATCGGTTTTATTCTGATTGGCATTATTGGACTGAAATGGAGTGATTCTTGA
- a CDS encoding HAD family hydrolase: MQDEIYVDRLPNPIEAVLFDKDGTLLDFTGMWGFWTDYVLNDFRDQLATRGLHIDTDEFPQIWGTFHDDQGRMNGYDVRGPLAMGTMDEVYAVLTWHGYRAGLSWAEAKIMVRECLARAEEEMEQHRPAHPLPGVREFLEQCRSEGVVMGVVTADDTPSAIKHLQWMGLDSFFDVVIGTDLVERGKPFPDMLLLACERLGVSVQHTVVIGDTDGDMEMARTAGAGYRIGIGEPGKIRLADRTIQSFHELLNGGLNR, translated from the coding sequence ATGCAAGATGAAATATATGTGGACAGATTACCAAATCCGATTGAAGCCGTTTTGTTCGACAAGGACGGAACATTACTTGATTTTACGGGCATGTGGGGATTCTGGACCGATTATGTTTTGAACGACTTCAGAGATCAGTTGGCGACTAGAGGACTCCATATCGACACAGATGAATTCCCACAGATCTGGGGTACATTCCACGATGACCAAGGCCGGATGAATGGGTATGACGTGCGAGGGCCACTTGCGATGGGCACGATGGATGAAGTGTATGCCGTGTTAACATGGCATGGATATCGTGCGGGTCTCAGCTGGGCGGAAGCTAAGATCATGGTTCGGGAGTGTTTGGCGCGGGCGGAGGAAGAGATGGAGCAGCATCGTCCAGCACATCCGTTACCGGGCGTTCGTGAATTCCTTGAACAGTGCCGTAGCGAAGGCGTGGTTATGGGTGTAGTGACGGCAGATGATACACCAAGTGCAATTAAACATTTGCAGTGGATGGGATTAGATTCCTTTTTTGACGTGGTGATTGGTACGGATCTGGTGGAGCGGGGCAAGCCTTTTCCCGATATGCTTCTACTTGCCTGTGAACGGTTGGGTGTATCCGTGCAGCATACTGTGGTTATTGGAGATACGGACGGAGACATGGAGATGGCACGAACCGCTGGTGCGGGGTATAGGATTGGGATTGGAGAACCGGGGAAAATCCGCTTGGCGGATAGAACGATTCAATCCTTCCATGAATTGCTGAATGGTGGGCTGAATCGATGA
- a CDS encoding ABC transporter substrate-binding protein, whose protein sequence is MNWSQASMTWKKRLRLNWKGGMSLVLATSFALLTACGTQAPAESGTTAAASGTEVQAKDPVEIEFWYGLGGNLGDNMKKTIDAFNASQNEVVVKGIVQADYTETEQKLQAAIASKKVPAAVLSSNIDWARKGYYAPMDEMIAADPNFKKDDFIQTFLNQGQVDGKQYFLPMYGTTQIMYYRMDTFKENGIDPASLTTWEKMADAAAKMSKQENGKTTFYGWEPMWGRDNMIDAVLGKGGQILSDDGKTVMIDSPEWIETWDLFRKWINEDKIMGIHYGGQGWEYWYKTIDDVMKNKAAGYTGSSGDQGDLDFSVVAAMQQPGWEGIGEGKPVASAISAGIPSAATPEQQQAAYKWLTYFSETSNTASWSMNTGYIAVRQSAQQDPEFMKFSEENPQITVPLQQAAHASAPFQDPTGGKINDALKDAADQVQINNMPAEQALKEAKEKAQKELDRVTK, encoded by the coding sequence ATGAATTGGAGTCAGGCAAGCATGACATGGAAAAAGAGATTGAGGTTGAACTGGAAGGGTGGCATGTCGCTGGTACTTGCGACCAGCTTTGCACTGCTGACCGCTTGCGGAACACAAGCACCCGCAGAATCAGGCACGACGGCTGCCGCCAGTGGAACCGAAGTTCAGGCGAAAGATCCGGTGGAGATTGAATTCTGGTATGGTCTGGGTGGTAATCTGGGCGATAACATGAAAAAGACGATTGATGCGTTCAACGCCTCCCAGAACGAAGTCGTTGTAAAAGGAATTGTACAAGCAGATTACACGGAAACGGAACAGAAGCTGCAAGCAGCAATTGCTTCCAAGAAGGTTCCAGCCGCTGTACTCAGCTCCAATATAGACTGGGCACGTAAAGGATATTATGCGCCCATGGATGAGATGATTGCCGCTGATCCGAATTTTAAGAAAGACGATTTCATTCAGACATTCCTGAACCAGGGACAGGTGGATGGAAAACAATACTTTTTGCCAATGTACGGTACAACTCAGATCATGTATTACCGCATGGATACGTTCAAGGAGAACGGAATCGACCCAGCGAGTCTGACGACATGGGAGAAGATGGCTGATGCAGCAGCGAAGATGAGCAAGCAAGAGAATGGCAAGACTACCTTCTACGGTTGGGAACCGATGTGGGGTAGAGACAATATGATTGATGCCGTGCTGGGTAAGGGCGGACAGATTCTTAGCGACGATGGCAAAACCGTCATGATCGACTCCCCGGAATGGATCGAGACATGGGACTTGTTCCGTAAATGGATCAACGAAGACAAGATTATGGGCATTCATTATGGGGGTCAGGGCTGGGAGTACTGGTACAAAACGATTGATGATGTCATGAAGAATAAAGCAGCGGGTTACACGGGATCTAGTGGTGACCAAGGTGACTTGGACTTTAGCGTAGTCGCTGCGATGCAACAACCAGGTTGGGAAGGTATTGGTGAAGGAAAACCGGTAGCAAGTGCCATTTCGGCAGGTATTCCGTCAGCTGCAACGCCTGAACAACAACAGGCAGCATACAAATGGCTTACGTATTTCTCTGAAACTTCGAACACAGCTTCATGGTCCATGAACACCGGATATATTGCAGTTCGTCAATCTGCACAACAAGATCCAGAGTTCATGAAATTCAGTGAGGAAAATCCACAGATCACCGTACCACTGCAACAGGCAGCTCACGCTTCGGCTCCATTCCAGGATCCAACGGGTGGCAAGATCAATGATGCATTGAAAGATGCAGCTGATCAGGTGCAGATCAATAATATGCCAGCGGAACAAGCGCTGAAGGAAGCGAAAGAGAAGGCGCAGAAGGAATTAGATCGTGTAACGAAATAA
- a CDS encoding carbohydrate ABC transporter permease translates to MSQPNFKISKLIRYLLLAIIALGTAFPFYWMVISGFKTNDEIWQFPPTFWPETFLWSNYVDAWNAAPFARYILNSTGVALAICLFQIVNSSMMAYALTHMKFRLKGVLTSLILVGYMIPSTAVYLPSYLVLSELNLLDSYTGLIVSNCVSVFSIFLIRQAFMQVSHELVEAGQLDGASHFRILWTIITPLVRSSFAVMVLITFIEQYNNYFWPMLITKDPDLQLVSAGLRSFFVEGGAYGLAWPQIMAASAFTIAPLLILFLFTQKTIMQSVNITAGVNKN, encoded by the coding sequence GTGTCACAGCCGAATTTTAAAATAAGTAAATTAATCCGCTACCTTCTGTTAGCCATTATCGCACTGGGTACAGCCTTTCCCTTCTATTGGATGGTCATTAGCGGATTCAAAACCAATGATGAGATCTGGCAGTTTCCGCCGACCTTCTGGCCGGAGACGTTCCTGTGGAGCAACTATGTGGATGCCTGGAATGCGGCACCATTTGCCCGTTACATTCTGAACAGTACCGGGGTGGCGTTAGCCATCTGTCTATTTCAGATCGTCAACTCCAGTATGATGGCGTACGCCCTGACACATATGAAATTCCGTCTCAAAGGTGTGCTGACATCCCTGATTCTGGTGGGTTATATGATACCGAGTACGGCCGTGTATCTGCCTAGTTACCTGGTACTTAGCGAACTTAACCTGCTGGATTCCTACACCGGCTTGATTGTATCCAACTGTGTCAGCGTGTTCTCGATCTTCCTGATCCGGCAGGCGTTCATGCAGGTATCTCATGAATTGGTGGAAGCCGGACAGCTGGACGGTGCCTCTCATTTCCGGATTCTCTGGACGATTATCACACCGCTTGTTCGCTCAAGCTTCGCCGTGATGGTGCTGATTACGTTCATTGAACAATACAACAACTATTTCTGGCCTATGCTCATCACCAAAGACCCTGATTTACAGCTGGTATCGGCGGGTCTGCGCAGCTTCTTTGTAGAAGGCGGAGCATATGGCCTGGCCTGGCCACAGATTATGGCTGCGAGTGCCTTCACCATCGCACCTCTACTTATTCTCTTCCTGTTCACCCAGAAGACGATCATGCAGAGCGTGAATATTACGGCTGGTGTGAACAAGAACTGA
- a CDS encoding sugar ABC transporter permease: MRLKLWRESEAVLFTLPALIPLLIFWLGPLGYIVYLSFTDWDFMSPDKLFVGLDNYSYLLTNSEFYRSLKVTLLFGLGSVIPTIVGGLALAMLMNSKIKSSGIFRTLLFSPWVTPTVAVSIAWSWIFEPEVGLANLMLGWVGVSPIGWLRDADWALVAVLIVTLWKSIGWAMVFYLVALRNLPSDLLEAASIDGANGWDKFRSITLPLISPTTFFLSIILTIQSLQAYDQINVMTQGGPAGSTRTLLYMYYQSAFESFNVGEASSIAVVIILICVLLSGVSFLLGRRLVHY; this comes from the coding sequence TTGCGTTTAAAACTATGGAGGGAGTCTGAGGCGGTACTATTCACGCTGCCAGCTCTAATCCCATTGCTGATCTTCTGGCTGGGACCTCTGGGATATATCGTTTATCTCAGTTTCACCGATTGGGACTTTATGAGCCCGGACAAGTTGTTTGTTGGTTTGGACAATTACAGTTATCTGCTGACAAACTCTGAATTCTATCGATCACTGAAAGTAACCTTGTTATTCGGACTGGGCAGTGTAATCCCAACCATTGTGGGCGGATTGGCACTTGCGATGCTCATGAATAGCAAAATCAAATCATCCGGCATCTTCCGGACATTACTGTTCTCACCTTGGGTCACCCCGACAGTTGCGGTGTCCATTGCGTGGTCCTGGATCTTTGAGCCCGAAGTGGGACTCGCTAATCTGATGCTGGGCTGGGTAGGCGTATCTCCGATCGGCTGGTTGCGTGACGCGGACTGGGCATTGGTTGCTGTTCTGATCGTCACGCTCTGGAAGTCGATTGGGTGGGCGATGGTATTTTATCTCGTTGCGCTACGAAATCTGCCTTCCGATCTGCTCGAAGCAGCTTCAATCGATGGAGCCAACGGTTGGGACAAGTTCAGAAGTATCACATTGCCGCTGATCTCACCAACGACATTTTTTCTCTCGATTATTCTTACAATCCAGTCCTTGCAAGCCTATGACCAGATCAACGTCATGACGCAGGGTGGACCGGCGGGATCAACGAGAACGTTGCTGTACATGTATTACCAGTCTGCATTCGAATCCTTTAATGTAGGTGAAGCTTCGTCCATCGCCGTTGTGATTATTCTGATCTGCGTGTTGCTGTCGGGAGTATCTTTCCTGCTTGGCAGACGTCTGGTGCACTACTAA